A window from Opitutia bacterium ISCC 52 encodes these proteins:
- a CDS encoding Gfo/Idh/MocA family oxidoreductase, translated as MHTRRTFLKDATIAGAALASAPYLLGQSRGQKYRTVLVGTGWWGGNILGEAMASGECKITALCDVDERYLLPMQARVKKESGDNPKLYRDYRELFAKEEVDIAIIATPDHWHPLQTIEAVKAGAHVYVEKPIGHTAMEGRAMVNAARAANRVVQVGTHRRIAPHNVSGYEFIKAGNLGKVGMVRSFVHYGGGPEKPTPNTEPPKELDWDMWCGPAPLRHYCEALPGTGGRPIHPKGFRHYLDYANGMLGDWGVHWLDQIVWILGEKYPKHVYSTGGRPIAGPAIYNEKEQTTDAPDHQVATYEFENFTASWEHRRFAGNHAEKGENVGCYFYGTEGTFHMGWREGWTFYPNNKNQPVVHRGAQLNEPNSQNIRELWADLLHCIKSGDKPVCDIEEIHYSTNLSLLGMLSFKLGRGIEWDGQKERIVGDKDANKLLYRDYRGEWEYPKV; from the coding sequence ATGCATACCCGAAGAACCTTTCTTAAAGATGCCACCATCGCTGGTGCTGCTCTCGCTTCCGCTCCTTACTTGCTCGGACAATCTCGTGGTCAAAAGTACCGCACTGTCCTCGTAGGAACCGGTTGGTGGGGCGGAAATATTCTGGGTGAAGCCATGGCCTCAGGAGAGTGCAAGATCACTGCCCTTTGCGATGTGGATGAACGCTATTTGCTACCCATGCAGGCACGTGTGAAGAAGGAGAGCGGCGATAACCCTAAGCTTTACCGCGACTACCGTGAGTTATTTGCCAAAGAAGAAGTCGATATCGCCATTATTGCTACCCCCGATCATTGGCATCCCCTTCAGACGATTGAGGCCGTGAAAGCCGGAGCCCATGTCTATGTTGAAAAACCCATCGGGCATACGGCCATGGAAGGACGGGCGATGGTTAACGCTGCTCGAGCGGCGAATCGAGTCGTTCAGGTGGGTACTCACCGTCGCATCGCTCCGCACAATGTTTCCGGGTATGAGTTTATAAAGGCAGGTAACCTTGGCAAAGTGGGCATGGTGCGCTCTTTTGTGCATTATGGAGGTGGCCCGGAAAAACCGACTCCCAACACCGAGCCTCCCAAAGAACTCGATTGGGATATGTGGTGCGGTCCAGCGCCGCTTCGCCATTATTGTGAAGCCTTACCCGGAACCGGGGGCCGGCCCATACATCCCAAAGGCTTTCGTCACTACCTCGACTATGCCAACGGCATGTTAGGCGACTGGGGCGTACACTGGCTCGACCAGATCGTGTGGATCCTGGGAGAGAAATACCCCAAGCATGTTTACTCTACGGGTGGTCGACCCATCGCTGGACCGGCCATTTACAACGAGAAGGAACAAACAACCGATGCGCCCGACCATCAGGTGGCAACTTATGAGTTTGAAAACTTCACTGCTAGCTGGGAGCACCGACGCTTTGCCGGCAACCATGCTGAAAAGGGCGAGAATGTAGGGTGTTACTTCTATGGCACCGAAGGAACTTTTCACATGGGGTGGCGTGAAGGCTGGACCTTTTATCCGAATAATAAAAATCAGCCCGTGGTTCACCGGGGGGCTCAACTCAATGAGCCGAATTCCCAAAACATTCGTGAGCTGTGGGCAGATCTACTTCACTGTATCAAATCAGGAGACAAACCCGTCTGCGATATTGAGGAGATTCACTATTCAACCAATCTGAGCCTACTTGGCATGTTGTCCTTCAAACTGGGTCGCGGCATCGAGTGGGACGGTCAGAAAGAACGCATCGTTGGCGACAAGGATGCGAATAAGCTTCTCTATCGCGATTATCGTGGCGAATGGGAGTACCCTAAGGTTTGA
- a CDS encoding SDR family oxidoreductase, with protein sequence MRLREKVALVTGAASGIGKACVEKFLIEGASVMATDINEDALQSLQAPGLKSTKGNVCKREDAERIVAETVAQFGRIDILVNSAGITARNVGPNADYEERWDAVMEVNVKGGMLMSHAAVEAMRETGGGSIVNMGSIMGLVGYPTSLPFSDGYNPYPVSKGAVTQFTRDLGVRLAAEKIRVNVVCPGFIYTALTDNVTQDPEIHATLKSLHPMGRMGEAEEVANVTAFLASDEASFVTGAMWTVDGGYTAQ encoded by the coding sequence ATGAGATTGAGAGAAAAAGTTGCGTTGGTGACAGGTGCAGCCTCGGGGATCGGCAAAGCCTGTGTAGAAAAGTTTCTAATAGAAGGAGCCAGTGTCATGGCGACGGACATCAATGAAGACGCTCTCCAATCTCTTCAGGCTCCAGGATTGAAGTCCACCAAAGGCAATGTGTGCAAGCGCGAGGACGCCGAACGAATAGTTGCGGAAACCGTAGCACAGTTTGGCCGAATCGATATCCTGGTGAACTCAGCAGGCATCACTGCAAGAAACGTTGGACCCAATGCCGATTATGAAGAACGCTGGGACGCCGTCATGGAAGTGAACGTCAAGGGCGGCATGCTCATGAGCCATGCAGCCGTAGAAGCAATGCGAGAAACAGGAGGAGGCTCTATCGTAAACATGGGTTCCATTATGGGTCTTGTGGGTTATCCGACCTCCCTGCCCTTTTCAGATGGGTACAACCCATACCCGGTAAGCAAGGGAGCAGTGACACAATTCACACGCGATCTGGGAGTCCGGCTGGCCGCTGAAAAAATCCGCGTGAACGTGGTCTGTCCCGGATTCATTTACACGGCCCTCACCGACAATGTCACACAAGATCCCGAGATACACGCTACCCTGAAAAGCCTTCATCCTATGGGCCGAATGGGGGAAGCCGAAGAGGTCGCCAATGTAACCGCATTCCTGGCATCCGATGAAGCTTCATTTGTTACCGGCGCAATGTGGACTGTCGATGGCGGGTATACCGCGCAGTAG
- a CDS encoding PLP-dependent transferase: protein MHIPSSQIPFATPIPEKPHAVSCSFPTMEDVIRYEERDAELHNRISVAYPRFVSHHRVVQWEAYLQKKYELGDYVTYCVCSNQAAKELQRYVGFSHVKVLADEAHAVVAVEKVEEAELKARKFLQHTGYRISSREAEDLLKQEGLIEGDGNTVPDPKAYERLQDTLTEKIGARTNEDVFLANSGMSAIYAAFRAVQDVQAKKDRTVWIQLGWIYVDTYEILNKFAGDDDQKIFIPDPTDLDQIEAVLKERGETVAGIIAELPTNPLVQTPDVKRLQQLSREHEVALILDPTVSSIVNVDTLPFADILVTSLTKYISHEGDVMMGAVALQSDSPFYESTKELVASYVEPPYHRDVARVAEQLDHVESVAEQVNANTLKLAAFFENHPGVAKVFWACGGDNAERYQLIEKEPGSPGAMITIEVKKPVAEFYDACRIPKGPSFGMELTLMSPFMYMAHYDIVSADTGRDELMAYGINADLIRISVGTEPIEEIIAAFDEAL, encoded by the coding sequence GTGCACATCCCTTCCAGTCAGATTCCATTCGCCACTCCTATTCCGGAAAAACCGCATGCTGTTTCATGCAGTTTCCCAACCATGGAGGATGTGATTCGTTATGAGGAGCGTGATGCGGAACTGCACAATCGAATCTCTGTGGCTTATCCTCGGTTTGTGTCTCACCACCGGGTTGTTCAGTGGGAGGCGTATTTGCAGAAAAAATACGAGCTTGGGGACTATGTGACTTACTGCGTGTGTTCGAACCAGGCTGCTAAAGAGCTCCAGCGCTACGTAGGCTTTTCCCACGTTAAGGTTTTGGCCGATGAGGCGCATGCAGTCGTTGCTGTTGAGAAGGTTGAAGAGGCCGAACTAAAAGCCCGCAAGTTTCTCCAGCATACCGGCTACCGTATATCCTCACGGGAAGCTGAAGATCTGTTGAAACAGGAAGGGCTTATTGAGGGGGATGGAAATACGGTCCCTGATCCGAAAGCCTACGAACGCTTGCAGGATACGCTGACTGAGAAGATTGGGGCACGGACCAACGAAGATGTTTTTCTGGCCAATTCTGGAATGAGCGCCATCTACGCTGCCTTTCGGGCAGTGCAAGACGTCCAGGCCAAAAAGGACCGAACGGTATGGATCCAGCTAGGTTGGATCTACGTGGATACCTATGAGATCCTTAACAAATTTGCCGGCGATGATGATCAGAAAATCTTTATCCCCGATCCCACGGACCTGGATCAGATCGAAGCCGTACTGAAAGAACGAGGCGAAACAGTAGCTGGTATCATAGCGGAGCTTCCAACCAATCCATTGGTTCAAACTCCAGACGTAAAGCGCTTGCAGCAACTTTCACGTGAGCACGAAGTGGCTTTGATCCTTGATCCTACGGTGAGTTCGATTGTCAACGTCGACACCTTGCCCTTTGCCGATATCCTGGTCACCAGTCTGACCAAGTATATATCCCATGAAGGCGACGTCATGATGGGGGCGGTCGCTCTCCAATCTGATTCGCCTTTTTACGAATCTACGAAGGAGCTCGTTGCGAGTTATGTCGAACCTCCTTACCACCGAGATGTCGCAAGAGTGGCGGAACAGCTGGACCACGTTGAGTCGGTAGCCGAACAGGTGAACGCCAATACACTCAAACTAGCCGCGTTTTTTGAAAATCATCCTGGAGTAGCAAAAGTGTTTTGGGCCTGTGGTGGCGATAATGCTGAACGCTACCAACTGATCGAAAAGGAACCAGGTTCTCCCGGTGCCATGATTACGATTGAAGTGAAGAAACCGGTAGCCGAATTTTACGATGCCTGTCGCATTCCCAAAGGCCCCAGCTTCGGCATGGAACTCACTCTGATGAGTCCTTTCATGTATATGGCTCACTACGACATTGTTTCAGCGGACACTGGACGCGACGAATTGATGGCCTACGGTATCAACGCCGATCTGATTCGTATCTCCGTCGGCACCGAGCCGATCGAGGAAATTATCGCGGCATTCGATGAGGCACTTTGA
- a CDS encoding DEAD/DEAH box helicase, producing MYARYANHLFTKQAIEKWFDRITGDWEREFTKEELKAGRLLYRRGEIREVEITETDAIVHCKIEKQESYAMIDWKNGTFEVRASTTQRPFGRAIAVAGFYEIEELVVEEAAPSPQFFKPKSEKEEEPKKPKPEVAKKPEIPARPLDLWLELSQQGLTLTASWINKDGSKTPALKTPPKNQFPSAKEREQVIRLAGLAHRSEFQFIKSQAVYRLHNLGLVPAFVGDALSGWRKHFDIRMDKAMEKRAKAIHEVDLEVVAGSLDDENTSLDWRFSVGRKKIDGHLGKSLFKRGKTLHFVPNIGIVRVGEQQGKVIRDYKEVQSSLPDGKIPRYLLLSLYGRKRVKLSLSKELKQWHKALDSDTKPAELELPEFLRDYQRYGVEWFSHLGDVGCHGLLADEMGLGKTLQVASLLKQKNMLDKRHLIVCPASVVPVWRAEFDRWFPGTELEVLRSGNHFGEKTDSKIWLASYTQLRRHKHLLSDAEFGYVVLDEAQSIKNPDAKVSQACYSVNAERRLALTGTPLENKQQDLWSIFRFLMPGLLGGRKVFQENLDNEPEIYLPRLNKQISPFVLRRTKKEVATELPEKVETDLLCPMTEAQRREYAKLTSEGIQDLGNDIEDIVKKKNFNLLSLLTRLRQVACDPHLTPWGKHPHSDSGKITILIDRLNDVLSSGHKVVIFSQFVTFLDRIKGAVKKNLPKYPIHELRGSTTNREKPVAEFQETPGAGIMLVSLKAGGTGITLHAADYVFLMDPWWNPAVEDQAIDRVHRIGQDKTVFVYRLVTQGTIEERIMELKASKRDLFDQVIGNLTQMTDFKSYFTKLSDLILLSSSKDE from the coding sequence ATGTACGCCCGTTACGCCAATCATCTATTCACGAAACAAGCCATCGAAAAGTGGTTTGATCGGATTACAGGCGACTGGGAACGAGAGTTTACCAAGGAGGAATTAAAGGCCGGTCGCTTGCTTTATCGACGCGGAGAGATTCGCGAAGTAGAGATCACTGAGACGGATGCCATTGTCCACTGTAAGATAGAAAAACAAGAGTCCTATGCCATGATCGATTGGAAGAATGGCACCTTCGAAGTTCGGGCATCCACCACGCAGCGACCCTTCGGCCGTGCGATTGCCGTTGCTGGCTTTTATGAAATCGAAGAATTAGTGGTGGAGGAAGCGGCCCCATCGCCGCAGTTTTTTAAACCGAAATCGGAGAAAGAAGAGGAACCGAAGAAACCAAAACCTGAAGTTGCGAAAAAGCCAGAGATTCCTGCTCGGCCATTGGACCTGTGGTTGGAGTTGAGTCAGCAAGGACTGACCTTAACCGCGTCCTGGATCAATAAAGATGGATCGAAAACACCTGCCCTCAAGACACCTCCTAAGAATCAATTTCCCAGTGCAAAAGAGCGAGAGCAAGTCATCCGCTTAGCAGGCCTGGCTCACAGAAGTGAATTTCAGTTTATTAAGAGCCAAGCGGTTTATCGGCTCCACAATCTGGGGCTGGTACCAGCCTTCGTGGGAGATGCATTATCGGGGTGGCGTAAGCACTTTGATATCCGGATGGATAAGGCCATGGAGAAGCGGGCCAAGGCGATCCATGAAGTCGATCTCGAGGTCGTGGCTGGTTCATTGGATGACGAAAATACCAGTTTGGATTGGCGATTCTCGGTTGGAAGAAAGAAGATCGATGGGCATCTTGGTAAGTCGCTTTTCAAGCGTGGCAAAACACTCCACTTTGTTCCGAACATCGGCATCGTCCGAGTCGGAGAACAGCAAGGCAAAGTCATCCGGGATTACAAGGAGGTTCAGTCTTCGTTGCCGGATGGGAAGATCCCTCGGTATCTCCTCTTGTCTCTTTACGGTCGCAAGCGAGTAAAGCTTTCCCTGTCCAAAGAGCTCAAGCAATGGCACAAAGCGCTTGATAGTGATACCAAGCCAGCCGAATTGGAGCTCCCTGAGTTTCTGCGCGATTACCAGCGCTATGGAGTCGAGTGGTTCTCGCACTTAGGTGACGTCGGTTGCCACGGTTTGCTTGCCGATGAGATGGGTTTAGGAAAAACCCTTCAGGTTGCGAGCCTGCTCAAACAGAAGAACATGTTGGATAAACGGCACTTGATTGTTTGCCCAGCGAGTGTGGTGCCTGTCTGGCGAGCAGAATTTGATCGTTGGTTTCCTGGTACCGAGTTGGAGGTGCTGCGTAGTGGAAATCATTTTGGTGAAAAGACCGATTCCAAGATCTGGCTGGCTAGCTATACCCAGCTACGTCGCCACAAGCACCTGTTGAGCGATGCTGAATTTGGGTATGTTGTTCTCGATGAAGCCCAGTCTATCAAGAATCCTGATGCCAAGGTCAGTCAGGCTTGTTACTCCGTAAATGCGGAACGACGGCTTGCCCTTACAGGAACCCCGTTGGAAAATAAACAACAGGATTTGTGGTCCATTTTTCGATTCCTAATGCCTGGGTTACTTGGCGGACGAAAAGTCTTTCAGGAGAATCTCGACAACGAACCTGAGATCTATCTGCCACGGCTCAATAAGCAAATTTCACCCTTCGTATTGAGGCGTACAAAGAAGGAAGTAGCCACAGAACTTCCGGAAAAGGTTGAGACCGATTTACTCTGCCCCATGACCGAGGCTCAGCGACGCGAATATGCCAAGCTGACGTCTGAAGGTATCCAGGATCTCGGCAATGACATCGAGGACATTGTAAAGAAGAAGAATTTCAACCTGCTGTCATTGCTTACTCGCTTGCGCCAGGTGGCCTGCGATCCTCATCTTACTCCCTGGGGAAAACATCCGCACTCCGATAGCGGAAAGATCACCATTCTTATTGATCGTTTGAACGACGTTCTCTCCAGTGGACACAAGGTGGTTATATTCAGTCAATTCGTCACCTTCCTCGATCGCATCAAAGGTGCGGTTAAGAAAAATTTGCCTAAGTATCCCATTCACGAATTGCGTGGTAGCACCACCAATAGGGAAAAGCCCGTGGCCGAATTTCAAGAAACTCCCGGTGCGGGAATCATGTTGGTCAGTCTTAAGGCAGGTGGCACGGGTATTACTTTGCATGCCGCTGATTACGTTTTTCTCATGGATCCCTGGTGGAATCCCGCGGTTGAAGATCAGGCGATCGATCGTGTCCACCGGATCGGTCAGGACAAAACGGTGTTTGTCTACCGCTTGGTTACCCAAGGAACCATCGAAGAACGCATCATGGAGCTCAAGGCCTCGAAGCGGGACCTCTTCGATCAAGTCATCGGGAACCTCACTCAAATGACCGATTTCAAGTCCTACTTCACCAAGTTGAGTGACTTGATTCTGCTCAGTTCGTCGAAGGACGAGTGA
- a CDS encoding Gfo/Idh/MocA family oxidoreductase: MNKTVSRRNFVKGTVAAAAASSLYNIANASSHAGGTVKVALIGCGGRSNRDMPNFIKACELLGKKAKVVGLADAFQDRLDTAAEKYGVDKKNCFVGFKAYQQVVETDAEFVIMATPPNFRATHLEAVINSGKHAMIEKPIAVDAPGCRKVIEIGKKAKKKGLAIVAGTQRRHDIAWLTNKARIDAGAIGTILGGTVSWNGTVPWIWGREQKWDNREYLTRNWLNWSEMSGDHITEQHVHNLDVANWFLGRHPESCVGFGGRARRQSGNQYDFFSLDLDYGDGVHIHSQCRQLSGCFNRVGEFFRGTEGESFGNGKMKGKDVKIPEIAVDSDDGSVQEMVNLIRGIYNDKPLNEAKNIAESTATAIMGRYSAYTGKLVQWSDLMQNPKSEFYNLTVGSSPEDFEKGNVSIPMENVVPVPGDAIAVRRKYS; this comes from the coding sequence ATGAATAAAACAGTCTCACGAAGAAACTTCGTCAAAGGCACAGTAGCCGCGGCGGCAGCATCCAGCCTCTACAACATCGCAAACGCAAGCAGCCATGCCGGAGGCACCGTAAAGGTAGCTCTCATCGGTTGTGGCGGACGCTCGAATCGCGACATGCCCAATTTTATCAAAGCCTGTGAGCTTCTTGGCAAAAAAGCCAAGGTCGTTGGACTCGCAGATGCCTTTCAGGATCGCCTCGATACAGCCGCCGAAAAATACGGCGTAGATAAGAAAAACTGCTTCGTTGGGTTCAAAGCCTACCAACAAGTTGTGGAAACCGATGCCGAGTTCGTCATCATGGCAACCCCACCCAACTTCCGCGCCACCCACTTGGAAGCGGTTATCAATTCAGGCAAACACGCGATGATCGAAAAGCCGATTGCCGTCGATGCCCCCGGATGCCGCAAAGTCATTGAGATTGGCAAGAAAGCTAAGAAAAAAGGCCTAGCCATCGTGGCCGGAACACAGCGCCGTCACGACATTGCCTGGCTGACCAATAAAGCGAGGATCGATGCCGGAGCGATTGGAACCATCCTAGGTGGAACCGTTTCTTGGAATGGGACGGTTCCCTGGATTTGGGGCCGCGAACAAAAATGGGACAATCGCGAGTATCTAACCCGCAACTGGCTCAACTGGAGCGAAATGTCTGGTGACCACATCACAGAACAACACGTCCACAATTTGGATGTGGCCAACTGGTTTCTTGGTCGACACCCCGAAAGCTGTGTAGGTTTCGGAGGACGCGCACGCCGCCAATCGGGTAATCAATACGACTTTTTCAGCCTCGACCTGGATTACGGAGATGGCGTCCACATCCACAGTCAATGCCGTCAGCTTTCTGGTTGTTTCAACCGCGTTGGCGAATTTTTCCGTGGCACTGAAGGTGAATCCTTCGGTAACGGTAAGATGAAAGGCAAAGACGTAAAGATCCCGGAAATCGCCGTCGATTCTGACGACGGTTCGGTCCAGGAAATGGTTAACCTAATTCGCGGCATCTACAACGACAAGCCATTGAACGAGGCCAAGAATATCGCTGAATCAACCGCAACCGCCATCATGGGCCGCTACTCAGCCTATACCGGCAAACTGGTTCAATGGTCGGACTTGATGCAGAATCCGAAATCTGAGTTCTATAACCTCACGGTTGGTTCTTCACCGGAAGATTTTGAAAAAGGCAACGTATCCATTCCTATGGAAAACGTGGTGCCCGTGCCAGGAGACGCCATTGCCGTTCGAAGGAAATACTCCTAG
- a CDS encoding sugar phosphate isomerase/epimerase yields the protein MNNLTSRRQFIGTMTTAAVGAGILNTTQSASAMHHKLPKANFKYCLNMSTIRGQELGLVKELEVAAEAGYTGVEPWIRTIRTYVKEGGSMMDLKKRIDDLGLTVESAIGFAPWIVDDPVERAKGLEEAKSDMDLLAQIGGKRLAAPPKGATKEAGLDLLAAADRYRALLEVGDEMGVVPQVEVWGFSKNLHRLGQAVFVAIESGHPKACVLPDIYHIYKGGSDFTGLKMLSKSSVHAFHINDYPADPPWSKIGDKDRVFPGDGIAPMKQIMTTLVNINPDMVFSLELFNPTYWEQDALKVAKTGLRKMKAEVEKALG from the coding sequence ATGAATAACCTTACATCCCGTAGACAATTTATCGGCACTATGACAACCGCAGCGGTCGGTGCCGGAATTCTGAATACAACTCAATCCGCATCTGCTATGCATCACAAATTACCCAAAGCCAATTTCAAGTATTGCCTCAACATGAGTACCATTCGCGGGCAGGAACTGGGACTGGTGAAGGAATTAGAAGTGGCAGCCGAGGCCGGGTACACAGGAGTTGAACCCTGGATTCGAACCATTCGAACTTACGTGAAAGAAGGAGGTTCTATGATGGATCTGAAGAAACGCATCGACGACTTGGGACTCACCGTTGAGAGCGCCATTGGATTCGCTCCCTGGATCGTCGACGATCCGGTAGAACGTGCCAAAGGACTTGAGGAAGCCAAAAGCGATATGGATCTGTTGGCTCAAATTGGCGGCAAGCGGCTGGCTGCTCCTCCCAAAGGCGCCACCAAAGAAGCCGGACTCGACTTACTTGCTGCCGCCGATCGTTATCGAGCTCTTCTGGAAGTAGGCGACGAAATGGGTGTCGTCCCACAAGTAGAAGTGTGGGGATTCTCGAAGAACCTACATCGATTGGGACAAGCTGTTTTTGTAGCAATTGAAAGCGGCCATCCGAAAGCCTGTGTGCTTCCCGACATTTACCACATTTACAAAGGTGGCTCCGACTTCACCGGTTTGAAAATGCTCAGCAAATCATCGGTCCATGCCTTCCATATAAATGATTATCCGGCTGACCCACCCTGGTCAAAAATCGGCGATAAAGATCGCGTTTTTCCAGGTGATGGCATCGCGCCCATGAAACAGATCATGACTACCCTGGTGAACATCAACCCGGATATGGTCTTCTCACTCGAATTATTTAATCCCACTTATTGGGAACAAGATGCTCTGAAGGTCGCAAAAACCGGACTTCGCAAAATGAAAGCTGAAGTAGAGAAAGCACTTGGTTAA
- a CDS encoding SMP-30/gluconolactonase/LRE family protein, translating into MNRILLFLLFLLPISINAQDLVFAEGSEWEVISEGHQFAEGMAWDKHGHFYFTDVPRNLLFKVDKDTGEKTLIDGATGRANGIAFGPDGRLYGCSSGDKAINAWDPKTWEKTAVNTGTLSNDIAILDDGTIFYTDPNSKLVWRLAAGSFERNLAATLSWKPNGIALSLDQKTLLVAEFDSDTVHGFSIGEHSRLTGVRFPAYKLGMTSDSLTRLDGMVVLTDGRLLSGTALGTQIVPPVHASAASGPLIIIPSPDGRPRCNYARISPDNQWMYTAYRDDLLRRRLAEGFGQP; encoded by the coding sequence ATGAATCGTATTCTCCTTTTCTTATTGTTTCTTCTTCCTATCTCGATCAACGCCCAAGACCTGGTCTTCGCCGAAGGCTCAGAATGGGAGGTTATTTCAGAGGGCCATCAATTTGCCGAAGGCATGGCCTGGGACAAGCACGGTCACTTTTACTTCACCGATGTCCCGCGTAATCTGTTGTTTAAAGTCGACAAAGACACGGGCGAGAAAACTTTGATTGATGGAGCAACTGGTCGAGCAAACGGCATCGCCTTCGGACCCGACGGTCGACTCTATGGCTGCTCTAGTGGTGACAAAGCGATCAATGCCTGGGATCCAAAGACCTGGGAAAAGACCGCCGTCAACACAGGCACGCTAAGTAACGATATAGCCATCCTCGACGACGGCACCATTTTCTACACCGATCCGAACAGCAAACTTGTCTGGCGTTTAGCCGCTGGATCATTCGAACGCAACTTGGCAGCCACACTTTCATGGAAGCCCAATGGCATTGCTCTATCTCTTGATCAAAAAACACTCCTGGTTGCCGAGTTTGACTCCGATACCGTCCATGGCTTCTCCATCGGAGAACATTCGCGTCTCACAGGTGTAAGGTTTCCAGCCTATAAGCTAGGAATGACATCCGATAGCCTGACTCGGCTGGACGGAATGGTTGTGCTCACCGACGGGCGCCTGCTAAGCGGAACGGCTCTAGGAACTCAAATCGTACCTCCCGTTCATGCGTCTGCTGCTTCTGGGCCACTTATCATAATCCCATCACCCGATGGCCGCCCACGCTGCAATTACGCCAGAATCAGCCCCGACAACCAGTGGATGTATACCGCTTACCGCGACGACCTGCTCAGACGGCGCCTAGCAGAGGGCTTTGGGCAACCCTGA